A window of Rhododendron vialii isolate Sample 1 chromosome 11a, ASM3025357v1 contains these coding sequences:
- the LOC131307055 gene encoding uncharacterized protein LOC131307055, which produces MIFSENLAWLLRLSSQTVYLSNFLGTPQRKIQEGTMDDYNFSISDSWSFENDIRSEESVSHNSRDYTLEFTTDQIFESREDMLAWVRSVSLKYGIVVVILNSAKLKGGKLPKCILGCERGGKYELPGYLVEGQSLQRNTGTRKCDCPFQLRAKLDGLTPIQYVIRQLLKKHYLHQFLTNSDTNEITDIIWVHPMSLELSVNFPSVLIIDATYKTNE; this is translated from the exons ATGATTTTCAGTGAAAATTTAGCATGGTTACTTAGGCTTTCCTCACAGACTGTGTatctgtcaaattttttaggaacGCCGCAGCGGAAAATTCAGGAAGGAACAATGGATGactacaacttttcaatttcagatagttggtcatTTGAGAATGATATTCGTAGTGAGGAGAGTGTCTCCCACAATAGTCGCGATTATACACTAGAATTTACCACCGACCAG atttttgaaagtagagaAGATATGTTAGCTTGGGTGCGGAGCGTTAGTCTAAAATATGGTATTGTGGTGGTTATTTTAAATTCTGCTAAGTTAAAAGGCGGCAAATTGCCGAAGTGCATTCTTGGTTgtgaaagaggaggaaagtaTGAACTGCCAGGGTATCTGGTTGAAGGGCAATCCTTGCAAAGAAACACTGGGACTAGAAAATGCGATTGCCCATTTCAACTGCGAg CCAAACTGGACGGTTTAACTCCTATTCAGTATGTCATACGTCAATTACTTAAGAAACATTACCTCCATCAATTTCTTACAAATTCGGATACTaacgaaatcacagatattaTTTGGGTTCATCCTATGAGTCTAGAGTTATCTGTCAACTTTCCGTCTGTACTAATCATTGACGCCACGTACAAGACCAATGAGTAG